From Microbacterium sp. LWH11-1.2, one genomic window encodes:
- a CDS encoding LysR family transcriptional regulator, protein MLDVNRLRMLVELSRRGTLSAVADALSYSKASVSQQLSALERDVGVPLLRRVGRGVQFTPQGNVLVAQAIGILDQLEHAEVAVAESLTEVTGTVHIAVFQSTAHSLLPRALEALKDRHPALRVQVTECDPETGLVGVSSRDFDLILAEQYPGRTRPIHADLDRVMLAHDAIALARRPGTADQTDAVAALWSTRDEPWVLEPEGTASRAWAEQLCRTAGFEPDVRFEIADLTAHVRLIHAGLAVGLLPELVWAGDTPTVDLTPLPDDPRREIFSSARRVSAAAPSIRAVRSALADAASHNLPE, encoded by the coding sequence GTGCTCGACGTCAATCGCCTGCGGATGCTGGTGGAGCTCTCCCGCCGCGGCACGCTCTCCGCCGTCGCCGACGCGCTGTCGTACAGCAAGGCCTCGGTGTCGCAGCAGCTGAGCGCGCTGGAGCGCGACGTCGGCGTCCCGCTGCTGCGACGCGTCGGCCGCGGCGTGCAGTTCACTCCACAGGGGAATGTTCTCGTCGCACAGGCCATCGGCATCCTCGATCAGCTGGAGCATGCCGAGGTCGCTGTCGCGGAATCTCTCACCGAGGTGACCGGCACGGTGCACATCGCCGTGTTCCAGTCCACCGCGCACTCGCTGCTGCCCCGCGCCCTCGAGGCGCTCAAGGACCGGCATCCGGCGCTGCGCGTGCAGGTGACCGAGTGCGATCCCGAGACCGGCCTGGTCGGGGTCTCGAGTCGTGACTTCGATCTGATCCTCGCCGAGCAGTACCCCGGGCGCACGCGCCCGATCCACGCCGACCTCGACCGCGTGATGCTGGCTCACGACGCGATCGCCCTGGCCCGGAGACCGGGAACGGCCGATCAGACGGATGCCGTCGCCGCGCTGTGGTCCACCCGTGACGAGCCGTGGGTGCTCGAACCCGAGGGAACGGCCTCGCGCGCGTGGGCCGAGCAGCTCTGCCGCACCGCGGGCTTCGAGCCCGACGTGCGCTTCGAGATCGCCGACCTCACCGCGCACGTGCGCCTGATCCACGCCGGCCTCGCGGTCGGCCTGCTGCCCGAGCTCGTCTGGGCCGGCGACACTCCGACAGTCGATCTCACACCGCTGCCCGATGATCCGCGGCGCGAGATCTTCTCCTCGGCGCGGCGGGTGTCGGCGGCGGCGCCCTCGATCCGAGCCGTTCGCAGCGCCCTCGCGGATGCGGCGTCGCACAACCTGCCGGAGTAG
- a CDS encoding glycosyltransferase, whose protein sequence is MFRSSPRLPPARHFALTWGLADQHGGMTSAMLRRSRSFRLIGGVDVDILTLDDRPDYSEYAARLHASGELIEGLRIRNLWDELREKLPAPRGTAPERPELLRPEDGDVVAMHGGTVLSRVRRGADGRLLAVDRFRRDGSLLATERPDSDRKIVLYAGDGTPIRSWKTSWGLYRWWFDRVTGGKPSFLLVDSKTAARSVAGYRRDNATTVHIVHASHRQGGRAGELRATRQYVLRRAGEFDAIVVLTTRQQADLAEDLAAVGVEATIWTIPNGVDLPEENVIAREAGHGVVVASLNTRKRLTHAVEAIAAARAAGARVEADIFGEGPREAVIRRRIRRLGVEDRIRLRGHDPAARLAFRTASFSLLTSTSEGLPLVLVESMAAGCIPIAYDIRYGPADMIRDGVDGFLIPEGDVDAMARRIVELQSMPTAQIEAMRRRAIARAAEFSDATVTRRWSRELRAAYDAKLLAAAKDQPFAVRLRRRAGVLRRKVLWALGR, encoded by the coding sequence ATGTTCCGCTCCTCGCCCCGTCTCCCTCCCGCTCGGCACTTCGCCCTGACGTGGGGACTCGCCGACCAGCACGGCGGGATGACCAGCGCCATGCTGCGCCGCTCGCGCTCCTTCCGCCTGATCGGCGGGGTGGATGTCGACATCCTCACGCTGGACGACCGCCCGGACTACTCGGAGTACGCCGCGCGCCTCCACGCGTCGGGAGAGCTGATCGAGGGCCTCCGGATCCGCAACCTCTGGGATGAGCTGCGGGAGAAGCTGCCCGCCCCGCGCGGAACCGCGCCCGAGAGGCCGGAGCTGCTGCGGCCCGAGGACGGCGACGTCGTGGCGATGCACGGCGGCACCGTGCTGAGCCGCGTGCGGCGCGGAGCCGACGGCCGGCTGCTCGCCGTGGACCGGTTCCGTCGCGACGGCTCGCTCCTCGCCACGGAGCGCCCGGACTCCGACAGGAAGATCGTGCTCTACGCGGGCGACGGCACCCCCATCCGGTCGTGGAAGACGAGCTGGGGACTGTACCGCTGGTGGTTCGATCGGGTGACCGGGGGCAAGCCGAGCTTCCTCCTGGTCGACTCGAAGACGGCGGCGCGGTCGGTCGCCGGCTACCGCCGGGACAACGCCACCACGGTCCACATCGTCCATGCCTCTCACCGGCAGGGCGGACGGGCGGGCGAGCTGCGGGCGACGCGCCAGTACGTGCTGCGCCGCGCAGGCGAGTTCGACGCGATCGTCGTCCTGACCACCCGCCAGCAGGCCGATCTCGCCGAGGATCTCGCCGCCGTCGGTGTCGAGGCGACGATCTGGACGATCCCCAACGGCGTGGACCTGCCGGAGGAGAACGTGATCGCCCGCGAGGCCGGGCACGGGGTCGTCGTGGCGTCCTTGAACACCCGGAAGCGCCTCACCCACGCCGTGGAGGCGATCGCCGCCGCACGCGCCGCCGGTGCGCGAGTCGAGGCCGACATCTTCGGCGAGGGCCCGCGCGAAGCCGTGATCCGCCGGCGCATCCGCCGTCTCGGCGTCGAGGACCGCATCCGCCTGCGCGGACACGATCCGGCCGCACGCCTGGCGTTCCGGACGGCGAGTTTCAGCCTGCTCACGTCCACCTCGGAGGGCCTCCCCCTCGTGCTCGTGGAGAGCATGGCCGCCGGCTGCATCCCGATCGCCTACGACATCCGCTACGGTCCGGCCGACATGATCCGCGACGGCGTCGACGGCTTCCTGATCCCCGAGGGCGACGTCGATGCCATGGCGCGGCGGATCGTCGAGCTGCAGTCGATGCCGACGGCGCAGATCGAGGCGATGCGCCGGCGCGCGATCGCACGGGCGGCCGAGTTCTCGGATGCGACGGTGACGCGACGCTGGTCGCGTGAGCTGCGTGCCGCGTACGACGCCAAGCTGCTCGCCGCCGCCAAGGACCAGCCCTTCGCGGTGCGTCTGCGGCGACGTGCCGGCGTGCTGCGCCGGAAGGTGCTGTGGGCGCTCGGGCGCTGA